GACCCACACCCCCTGCATGGAAGACACaggaccccatccctgcagcaggcCAGTTCATCCCCATCACTGCTGTGCCCCACAGCAACCCCAGGCCCATTTCCCCATCCCTCTTGTGCCACGCGCCTCCCATCCCCGCTAGACCCCACAGTACTCCTGGCCCCCCCACCCCTGTCCTTGCAGGCCCCTCTGTCTGCCATGCCTCCCACCCCCACCACCAGGCCTGCCTCATGTCTGCTGCCATCTGCCTCTCCCTTTTGAttagtattaatttttaattattattattgacaAGGCTGCCAGCTCGGCtgccagctgggacagctgcccAGAATGAGACAGGCCgggggcagccctggcactgctgtacTCACTGTGTGGCTCCTGGCAACTGCTCTGCCCACCCAGGGGCTGCCTTTGTgccccccagcaccctctggccCTCAAACAGAGACTGTGGGGTGTAGAAGTTGAGGATCAAGGTTATTGTGTCCCCAAAGGGTGGGCTCTgggtgggcactgccagccccccagcctggctggacTGCAGGGCTGATGGGAACCCATAAAGCCACGGAGATAAATGGCTCCTATTATTTTTCCAATCAAATGAAATCCCACTGTGGCTACACGAGAATGGTGATGAACCACAGCAGCGCAGCAGCCTCTGcaccccctcctgccccagttAACCTTGGCCTTGTGCTGTGATGGGCACACGGCACCCCATGAGCACAACGCCCTTGCTGGGGTAAGGGGACAAGGACAGTGTGCCAGTGTTGCTGCGGAGGGCTCGGCCCTAGAGCCAGGTGGGGGGCGATGACAGGGCCATGTGGGGCAGAGCAGTAGGTtgaagggacagagggacaggcagcCCCTGCTTCTCACACACTTGACGTTTTCACTGCTGGGGAGGGGCATTAATGGTGCGTTTTAGGGGGCCTCAGCAACCCCTCTTCCAGCTTCAGCTTTGCCAGCCCCACGCGTGGCTCTGCCTACATCTCATtctgggggggagggaggagctgaGGTAGCGCTGTGACCCCAACCtaggcagggcagggcagggcagacaGAGACACCACCGCAGGCACGgcaggctgccagccctgccgcGCCGGAGCTGGCCAAGGCCGGGCGAGCGGCACCACCGCGTGGCGAGGGACGGGCGGTACAGGTAGCTCAGGCAGCACTCGGGCTGCCAGCACGCTCTGCCCATGCGGGACCAGTGGGCAAGGCAGGCAGAGCCACCCCCTGATCGCCCGCCTGCAGCACCCCCAGTTTGGGGTGCTCCCCCTCATACTGCATCCCCtcatccccatcctgctgcctgcagcaccccCAGTTTGGGGTGCTGAACCCCATATTGCATCTGCTCATCCCACTCCTgccacctgcagcatccccatAGGGGGGTGCAGCCCCCCCATACTGCATCCCCTCATCCCggtcctgctgcctgcaggcctccccagccctgtcGCCCTTGCACCTGCACAGAGAAGTGACCTAAAGCCATCACACGATGCAAGGACGCAGGGACATGGCCTGACACAGTGCCTGCCAGGGGTGAGCTCCTGTCTTCACTCCCTAGTAGCATATTCTGCCTGGAACAGGGGCAATATTGGGTGGTGGAGGGCTCTGCATTGCCCTGGGGGAGCTGCAAGGCTGATGTCCCTGGAGAAAGGCAGCTGAGTCCCAGGGACACAGCTCTCTGCAGCCGAGGCAGCAccccagggcagtgcagggctcAGCAAGCTCAGCCCCACGGGCTGCACTGCAGGCAGTCCAGACCCCGGCTGACACAGCCACACCAGCTGCCTGTCAAGCTGTGACCAGACAGGccacagccagctccaagaACAGAGTGGTCAATACTTTGTCCTTCTGCAGGaccagctctctgcagagcccatctgcaggcagggcagcacgGAGCCATCACAGCAGGGGACAAGCAACCCCGGCTCTGGGCTGATGAGGTGGCATAGATGGGCTGGATGTGTGGTCCTGGACAAGGTGCAGCCTTGGGCTGAGATGGagcctgggtgctgctggagggaatGGAGCTCTCAGCTCCTGGATGAGAGCTGCAGTGAGGGCAGAACTGCAGGCACCACTGTCAGGAGGTGAGCAGACAGCTCCACCTCTAGAATCTGACTAGGCAGGAGAGCACAGATACAacaataaaacacacaaaaagatTAAAGGACAGAGTGCAGGGTGGATCTGGAAGGGAGTATGAGGGACCAGGACCACCAGAAGGGACAGCAGAAGACATGAGCCATGGAAAGGAGGAGCCAGCAAAGTCCCAGGGCTCAAAAGAGTGAGTCTGTGAACCTGCAGGTCTGGCACCAACAAAcacttgggaagaaaataagCTTCATAGCACCTATGCTGCAAGTGTCTGTGGGAGGGGATGCAGCATGGGGACcgtgctgtgctgcagcctcagcaccCACTCTGCAGGGACACTGCCAGCCCTCAGCAGGGAAACTGCTCTTCCTGAGAAGGCAGACCCATGTCCCACAGATGTGCAGGGACTTAGGAGAAAAGTGGACCAGCTCCCCAGGCTGAGCTGACCCAGATGAGCTGGGCCTCAGTAGACCCTCCCATGCCCAGGTTTGCAGGGCAGTGAGCTGTGCCCGTGCCTTGGCCAGGAGAGGACAGATCAGCATCCTGCTGGGGGCTATCCAGGGCCTCCCAAAacacccccacagccccagtgaGAGGGGCACTGGCCCGAGGCTCTAGGGGAGGTGAGGGGACATGTGCAGTGTCCCAATCCCTCAGTGATGCCAGCTCTGttctcctggccctgctcaccCAGAATGGAGGGGCCAAGATATGGCACATTGCCACCTCCCTCCCAGGAAACCTCCCCCCCCAAACAAGAGCCACCCCAGCCTGTCAAGAGCCCTGGAGACACAGATCATGCTCAGATGCAGAAATTCATTGTGAGACAGTACATGGGGACCCCGtaggcagctccctgctccccccacaGTCACACCACAAACTTGGTCTTGCTAAGGGAGTTGCTCTTGGTGGCCGTGTCCGCATGGGCCTGGTACCCAATGGTCACCTTCTGTGACAGGCCCAGGTGCTCCTTGTAGACACGCCTAGAGGAGAGAAGGGGATGCATGAATTGGGCAGCACCACTTCTGCTATTGGCCCTATTCCCCGAAACAGGGGGAACCCTTATTCCCCTGTGCAGCCTCCCCTGAAGCTGCATTACCCAATGTGGGTGACCCCTTCCTGGTTCTCCGCTTCCCGGGTCCAGATAGCAATCTTGTCCCCCTTGGTGCGGATGTTGATGACGGCCCCGCACACCTCGTCGCTGTACTCATCAAACATCTCCCCAATGAGACACAGCAGCTGTGcggaggagaagaggagcctggGACAGTCCCCACTGCAGTTCAGCCCTGGGGCAGCGGGAACACCATagccaggacccccaggaccctcGAGCGGGGCTGCACTCACTGTCTCCAGCCAGAAACGGTCCAGCTCGGTGTGACGCTGCTGCTTGGCCAGGGTGATGAGCCAGCGCCCACCACGCTTGTTCTGGCTGTCCTCCCACATGGGCTCAATGCCATCCTAGGGGTGGGCAAGCAGACAGTCAGGGGCACCAAGTACCCAACCAGAGCTGGTCTGGGGAGCTGTGAACAACCAGCCAGACTTCCCCTTCCACCTTATGGCCAGGGCACCCTGACCAGCACCCAGTGTGCCCCAATAatgctgggtgctgtggggatTCTGAGGATGAGGTACCATACCTTGAAGAGGGAATAGTCACAGCCAGCTGCGAGCTTGCTGGCGAGCTGGATGTGACTGTACAGCCTGTGTTAGATGgagacacagcagcaggtgAGAATAGGTGCCTTAGGCTCAGACCCCCCCCACTAGGACATCTCCAGAAGGGGCACAGTGGGTGTGCCCACCCAATGGACACTCACGCCCAGAAGTCCTCCACGGTGCTGAATTTGGTGACGAGGCGCAGGTTCGCCTGCCACATCTTGCTCTTGTCATTCTTGAAAAACCACAGTGCCCATCTGGGGCGGGAGGGGAAATGGGGTGTTCAACCATGCTGGAatccccctccagccccagcacacccctcccagtgctgggagaggctgtCCATGGCCAGGCCCCCCATACCTGTTCTGCAGGGGGTGCTTGCCCAGGATCTCTGCCGGGAGCAGCTCTTGCTGCCGAGCCCTCTGCTGGCGTCGCTCCTGTTGCTTCTGCAGAGGAAGGTGGGACAGCCCCGAAGAGCCCCATGACCACCCCAACAGGGAGTCTGCAGCCCCCCCAGGTACCTCCCACACTGGGTACCCCGAGGGCTGGGAGGGTTGTCTGTGTTCTACAGCCTTCCCAGCCCATAGGGCAAGCACTCACCTGCTCCCCTGTAGCCATCCTGACTAGCACGGGCTCCTCTAGGCTTCCTCTGGCTCTTAAGTACCCACAGGCAGGTGGGATGAGGAgccatcccagctgcagctggtggagTGGGAGGGTGGTgtcctggggagcagagaggtGGGGGATCCCTCTCtagggcagggagctggaggaTGAGGGCAGGGGCTCAGAGTGGGATGAGATCAGGATGAGGGAGTAGAATTGTGTAAGTTTGGGATCATGATGTGGTATGGGCAGGGCAAGACAGTATGCAGAGATAGCACACAATGGGATAGCATCAGGTTGGAGGGCAGGGATAGGTGGAATGGGGAAGATGGGATCAGGATAGGATGTGATGGGGAGAGTGGGGGATGTgatggggaggggatgggacCAGAATTGGATGCggtgggatgggaatggggtgggatgagatgggaagAGGACATGACGAGAAGGGGATGGGAATGGCATAGGGACAGAGTGGAATGTGGAGGGAGTTGGATGGCTATAAGGATGGAATGGGGTAAGGGCAGCCTGTAGACGGAAAGCAGTGGGATTGGGATGAGATGGGACAAGGATCGGGAGGAGACGTGACAGGGAGAGGGTGGGAAAGGATGCGACGGGGGTCAGGACTGAATAGCACGGGGACAGCGTGGGGTGAGATCACGACGAGTGATGGGGCTGGGGAGAACGACTGTCCCGGGGAGCCGCGCAGTGCGGGGACGGAGCctgcggggctgcggcggcgAAGGGCGGGGGGCGCCGCTGGCttgcggggcggtgcggggcggcgcgggggcggcggggcacGGCTCGGCACAGCCGAGCACGGCTCAGCCCGGCTCAGCCCGGCGCGGCGCGGTCCCCCCCGCGCATCACGGCGCAGCGCGGCGCAGCGCAGCGCGGCCCCGGCACAGCCGCACTGAgcccgccccgccgcagcccggcccggcccggcccggcctgcCCGTCCCCGCCGACAGCGAGCCAGGtcgggcgggcggcggggccgggggc
Above is a window of Corvus moneduloides isolate bCorMon1 chromosome 15, bCorMon1.pri, whole genome shotgun sequence DNA encoding:
- the EIF4E1B gene encoding eukaryotic translation initiation factor 4E type 1B isoform X1, producing MATGEQKQQERRQQRARQQELLPAEILGKHPLQNRWALWFFKNDKSKMWQANLRLVTKFSTVEDFWALYSHIQLASKLAAGCDYSLFKDGIEPMWEDSQNKRGGRWLITLAKQQRHTELDRFWLETVSAAPLEGPGGPGYGVPAAPGLNCSGDCPRLLFSSAQLLCLIGEMFDEYSDEVCGAVINIRTKGDKIAIWTREAENQEGVTHIGRVYKEHLGLSQKVTIGYQAHADTATKSNSLSKTKFVV
- the EIF4E1B gene encoding eukaryotic translation initiation factor 4E type 1B isoform X2, with the protein product MATGEQKQQERRQQRARQQELLPAEILGKHPLQNRWALWFFKNDKSKMWQANLRLVTKFSTVEDFWALYSHIQLASKLAAGCDYSLFKDGIEPMWEDSQNKRGGRWLITLAKQQRHTELDRFWLETLLCLIGEMFDEYSDEVCGAVINIRTKGDKIAIWTREAENQEGVTHIGRVYKEHLGLSQKVTIGYQAHADTATKSNSLSKTKFVV